The proteins below come from a single bacterium genomic window:
- a CDS encoding phosphatidylserine decarboxylase family protein codes for MSIAKEGYPYIAILGIAGIVALVAGWRWPGASLLVLAAFVTFFFRDPDRKFQGTERQVASPADGKVVSVRQENGQEAISIFLSVFDVHINRAPISGKISSVDYHKGKFLIAFDERASLENERNSITMEHEGKTVRFVQIAGLIARRIVCWRKPGETLHVGDRIGLIKFGSRVDVFLPAGSKVLVKRGDRVAGGKTAIGELP; via the coding sequence ATGTCCATTGCAAAAGAGGGCTATCCCTATATTGCCATCCTGGGTATTGCGGGCATTGTTGCGTTGGTGGCAGGATGGAGATGGCCCGGTGCTTCGTTGCTTGTGCTCGCGGCTTTTGTCACCTTTTTCTTTCGGGATCCCGATAGAAAGTTTCAAGGAACGGAGCGCCAGGTGGCTTCACCTGCTGATGGAAAAGTTGTTTCCGTTCGCCAGGAAAATGGACAGGAAGCAATCAGCATTTTCCTCTCCGTCTTTGATGTTCACATCAACCGCGCGCCCATTTCAGGAAAGATTTCCAGCGTTGATTACCACAAAGGCAAATTCCTGATCGCGTTTGATGAACGCGCTTCGCTGGAAAATGAACGCAACTCCATCACTATGGAACATGAAGGAAAAACCGTGCGGTTCGTACAAATAGCAGGTTTGATTGCAAGGCGAATCGTTTGCTGGAGAAAACCCGGGGAAACGCTGCATGTGGGAGATAGAATCGGTTTGATCAAGTTTGGTTCCCGTGTGGATGTTTTTCTTCCTGCCGGTTCAAAAGTGCTCGTCAAACGCGGAGACCGCGTCGCTGGCGGCAAGACCGCGATAGGGGAGCTTCCATGA
- a CDS encoding YdcH family protein, with product MESRDISQVLYEQNSEYRSLSDQHRSLESRLQELTSRLYLSDSEKLEEINLKKKKLVIKDRMQELIKKSSV from the coding sequence ATGGAGAGCAGAGACATCTCTCAGGTCTTGTATGAACAGAATTCCGAATACAGGTCTTTATCCGATCAGCATCGTTCTTTAGAAAGCCGTCTGCAGGAGTTAACCTCCCGTTTGTACTTATCCGATTCCGAAAAACTCGAAGAAATTAATCTGAAAAAGAAGAAACTTGTGATCAAGGATCGTATGCAAGAGCTCATCAAAAAGAGCTCAGTGTAG
- the tsaB gene encoding tRNA (adenosine(37)-N6)-threonylcarbamoyltransferase complex dimerization subunit type 1 TsaB produces the protein MKILALDTSTNVCSVCIAHGDEIVAEYVTVGGKTHSERLMPAIEMLFSHLDFDIREIQGIAVINGPGSFTGLRISLSVVKGLAFSLQVPVVAASALEIAALQVPDDGLICPALDARRREIFTCLYEKKGSELSLRIDPKSIDPVSWSNNLPQSPVIFCGPGAHLYWDLLRNHPASQLLHPSDLVLARTLAQQSRRRFEKGEVLTGNELKAAYLRPSDAESKGPRPPKISVPSATD, from the coding sequence ATGAAAATTCTTGCGCTGGATACTTCCACGAACGTCTGCAGCGTTTGCATCGCGCACGGCGATGAGATCGTAGCAGAATACGTAACTGTGGGGGGCAAAACGCATAGCGAGCGGTTGATGCCTGCCATTGAGATGCTCTTTTCCCATCTGGATTTTGACATCCGGGAAATCCAGGGAATTGCAGTAATCAACGGCCCGGGTTCCTTCACAGGACTTCGCATCTCTCTAAGCGTTGTCAAAGGGCTTGCCTTTTCTTTGCAAGTTCCCGTTGTTGCAGCAAGCGCCCTGGAGATTGCAGCGCTGCAAGTTCCCGATGATGGGTTGATCTGCCCGGCGCTTGATGCCAGGCGACGGGAGATTTTCACCTGCCTCTATGAAAAAAAAGGTTCCGAGCTTTCCCTCAGAATCGATCCAAAATCGATCGATCCTGTTTCGTGGAGCAACAATCTTCCACAATCACCTGTGATTTTTTGCGGTCCCGGGGCTCATCTTTACTGGGATCTTCTTCGAAACCATCCGGCTTCTCAACTTCTTCATCCATCCGATTTGGTGCTTGCGCGAACTCTAGCGCAACAATCGAGAAGGAGATTCGAGAAAGGAGAAGTCCTTACCGGAAATGAGCTGAAGGCTGCTTATCTGCGCCCCTCCGATGCAGAGTCGAAAGGTCCACGACCCCCAAAGATTTCTGTGCCGTCAGCGACTGATTAG